The Rufibacter sp. DG15C region GTTCAGTTTCCCTTCTCCTTCCGCGAATAGCAGTTTCTGGGTATGGTCATAGACGCGCACCATCTCGCGGGGCAGCATCTGGTAATAGAGCCGCTGGTCCAGGGCATGCTGCTGTTCACTCACGGTGTCTGCGTCTAGCACAAAGTGGGCCGTGGCATAGGCTCTGTTTAAGATACGGCCGTCATAATCGTTCTTTCTGGACAGCGAGCTGAAGTAATAGACCGTTACGCAGAAGAGCAACAATATTCCAGCAATGATCGCCGAAAACTGGAGCATCAGTTTGGTTTTGATTTTCATGGCCTATTCCATCTCCTTTAACACATAGCCCATGCCCACCAGCGTATGAATCAGTTTGGGCGAAAAATCTTTGTCTACCTTCTTGCGCAAAAAATTGATGTACACGTCTATCACGTTGCTGCCCGTGTCAAAAGACGTTTCCCAGACTTGCTCAATAATATCTACCCTGGACACGACGCGCTCCTTATTGCGCAAAAGGTACTGCAAGAGTGCAAACTCACGCGCTGTCAATGAGATGGGCACGCCACTGCGGGTCACGGTTTTCTTTTGGACGTCCAGTTCCAAATCTGCCAATTGCAACACCTCACTGGAAACACCTTCCTGCACCCGACGCGTCAAAGCCCTAATCCTGGCCAACAGCTCCTGAAACTCAAACGGCTTGACCAAGTAATCATCCGCACCCGAGTCCAACCCTAGAATCTTATCATCTGTGCTACCCAGGGCGGTGAGCATGAGAATGGGCAAGGTTTGATTTTGCTGCCGAATAGTTTTACATACCTCTACCCCGTTCATGCGCGGCAGAATCACGTCCAGAATCACCAGCGCGTATTCATTTTCCAAAGCCAGCTTGGCGCCATAAAAACCGTCATAGGCCAGTTCCACCTCATAGGTCTGCTCCTCCAGGCCTTTCTTGATAAAGGCGCTTACTTTGGGTTCATCTTCAATGAGCAGTATTTTCATGGGCACAGACTGAATGGGTGAAATGGCAGAAGCGGCAAGATACAACCTAGGCGTTTTGGGTCAATACCTTAGGGAGATTTGTAAAGGGCAAGCCACCCGTTTTTGGCCTGGTTTCTGGAAAACAGGCCAAAAACGGGACGTTTGGCTAGCATCTATAAACTAGGCTCGGGGGCTACTTCTTCCTCAATGGCTTTGTCCAAGCGCCGTTTGATGACGTTACCACCAATAAACAAGATGGCTAGACCCGTTACGGTGCACAGTCCCATCACCAGCACCATGGGCAGCGCGGTGCCGTTGTGCAGCAAGCTCACCGCCGCCGACACCATGGCGCCCACGCCCATGCGCAGACTGCCCATCAAGGCAGCAGCACTCCCTGCATGCCGCGCGAAGGGCGCCAAGGACAGTGCAGATGAGTTGGGGCTGGTCAAACCCTGCCCGCTCAAAAATAGGAACAGCAGGATCAGTAAACCGGTAATGGAATACCAATCAGCGTAGACGCCATACACCAAAAAGGCACCCACCACCGTTTGATACAGCAGTCCGGCTTTTATGATTTGCTCACTGGTATAACGGCGCAAAAAGAGGTGGTTCAGCTGCGGGGAGCCTATCAAGGCCACAGACAAAATCGCGAAGATCCAGCCATACTGCTGCTCACTTACTTTGTAAATGTTCATGAACACGTCTGGAGACCCGGCAATGTAGGCGAAGGGTGCCGCCGCCGCTATGCCACCCACCAGACTGTACACCAGAAACTGCGGATTTCTCAATACCAACCAAAAGTTAGACAGCACTGCCTTGGGTTTAAGCGACATGGACGGGTCTGCCGGTTTCCCCTGAGGCAATACAAAGTAAATACCCAACAAAATAAGAGCGGTGATGAGGGCCAGGATGACAAACACTGCATGCCAGCCAAACGCAGCCGTCACGTAACCGCCCACTGTAGGCGCCACCATAGGTGACACCGCAATAACCAGCGTAAGGGTAGAGAAAACCTTGGCCGTTTCCTTGACTGGGAACAAATCCCGAACATACGCCTGCGCCGCTACCATGCCAGCGCAACCACCTATGGCCTGCAAAAAGCGCATGGCAATCAAGGCATCCACAGAATTGGTAAAGGCGCAGCCGATAGAAGCCAGAATGTACAACAACATGCCCGCGTACAAGGGCCGTTTGC contains the following coding sequences:
- a CDS encoding Bcr/CflA family multidrug efflux MFS transporter, which produces MTRKQHFYIILILGALCTVSPFSIDMYLPGFPAIAQDLNTTISQVQLSLTAYLIGISAGQLLYGPLLDRYGRKRPLYAGMLLYILASIGCAFTNSVDALIAMRFLQAIGGCAGMVAAQAYVRDLFPVKETAKVFSTLTLVIAVSPMVAPTVGGYVTAAFGWHAVFVILALITALILLGIYFVLPQGKPADPSMSLKPKAVLSNFWLVLRNPQFLVYSLVGGIAAAAPFAYIAGSPDVFMNIYKVSEQQYGWIFAILSVALIGSPQLNHLFLRRYTSEQIIKAGLLYQTVVGAFLVYGVYADWYSITGLLILLFLFLSGQGLTSPNSSALSLAPFARHAGSAAALMGSLRMGVGAMVSAAVSLLHNGTALPMVLVMGLCTVTGLAILFIGGNVIKRRLDKAIEEEVAPEPSL
- a CDS encoding response regulator transcription factor — protein: MKILLIEDEPKVSAFIKKGLEEQTYEVELAYDGFYGAKLALENEYALVILDVILPRMNGVEVCKTIRQQNQTLPILMLTALGSTDDKILGLDSGADDYLVKPFEFQELLARIRALTRRVQEGVSSEVLQLADLELDVQKKTVTRSGVPISLTAREFALLQYLLRNKERVVSRVDIIEQVWETSFDTGSNVIDVYINFLRKKVDKDFSPKLIHTLVGMGYVLKEME